A genomic segment from Bacillus cereus G9842 encodes:
- a CDS encoding YozE family protein, which translates to MKKTFYHYMMKHRAALFRNEISDLAEAMYDDLSFPKQSEDYDEISSYLELSGMLESMSIFDEAWDLYIQDR; encoded by the coding sequence TTGAAAAAGACATTTTACCATTATATGATGAAGCATCGTGCAGCTTTATTTAGAAATGAAATTTCAGATTTAGCAGAGGCGATGTATGATGATTTAAGTTTTCCGAAGCAATCTGAAGACTATGATGAAATTAGTTCATACTTAGAGTTGAGCGGAATGCTAGAAAGTATGTCTATATTTGATGAAGCCTGGGATTTATACATACAAGATAGATAA